In Sphingobacterium sp. SRCM116780, the genomic stretch TATCCCATCGATTGGAGATCAGCAAAATTGACGTTAAGTGATCCAACAAATACGTGCATATATATCATTCAGGATGTCGATTCCAAATTGGAAAGAGAAAAGCCATGGGATTGGTTATTGTAATAAAATGGGGAAGTCCCGATCCTCCAATCTGGTTTAACATGATGGGGTAATTGCGAGCATTAAAATAGCTCGGTATAGACCCAAGAAAATCAGCAGTCATATAGACAAGACTGAATTGCAGTTTCCCAAAAGAGAATAGGGCTGATTTGCTCCACATGACGGGAACAGATGCTGTACTAATTGATGTTTTCATACCTGTAGATGTTTTATAAATTTCTTATAAAATAACAGGCATTTTTACTGTAAATCAATAGCATTTTTGACAAAAACCTGAAATGTACAACTTTTGTACATTTATTTTCGGAAATGTACAGTGTAATTTTTATTAATTATAGTTTGATTTTTATTTTTTTTGTTTATATTATAGCAAAATCAATTTTGAACTGTTGGGAACAGCTAAATCTTTTGATTGTACTTGTCTTGAAATTGTGTCGTTTGTTACTCTTATTTTTTATCAGATCGAAACAGTCCTGATCCATATGGGGAGATGGATTAATTTATTCTTTCCGACCAATGCAAACCATTCGGTAATTCTGAGTTTGAAAACTCCAAATGAATCACTCTTCTTCGCTGATTATTGGTCGTACGGTTGGAACCATGCAGGATCAATGGCTTCATAATCATAATTCCACCAGCTTCGACACAACAAATCGTTTCTTTTTCTTTTGCAAAATCTATGGTTTCCAGTCGATTAACTCCTTTTAGATGAGAACCTTCGATGACTTTTAAGGCGCCATTTTGTTCATTTGTTTGATCCAAATGGATCCGGATTGTGAAATTGTTTTCTAAAATAGCAATAGGGGGTTGGACGGCAAATTGATTTTGCTTCTTTGTCCATAACCTAAAACCAGGGACATCCATCTTTTTATCAACGGATATGGTTAAGTCTTGATGGTAAGCGACATACCAATTGGAAGTTTCGGGTTTATCAAAATAGATACTTTTGACTAGAAAATACTGTTCACCAAATAGTTGGTCAATCAAAGTTTTCAGTTTATCCGTAAATACCAGATCATATAATGCTGGAACTTCTTGGAGGACTTGTCTAATGGCAAATAGATCAGCTGATTTTCTAAAGGTATCTTTCGAGCTGTTTGCATTGTCTATGGCTGTAATCATGTTGGTTATTTCATCTTTGGAAAAGATCGAATTGATAACAGAAAAGCCAAGTTCAGCACTGTTTTTCTTATGGTTTAGGAGTTCGTCCATCAGATTTTGTTATACTAACGTACTTTAGCTGCTTTTTGTCACTTGGCGACAGGAGGCAACAATTGATATTGTAAACCAAATCGAAAGACACGAAGACGTGCATCTGTTGAAGGAGAACCGATCATATTACTGGTATAATCTTTCATTCCCCAGGCATATCCGGCAAATACCGTGTAGCGATCATAGTTCACATTGAATTGCAAGCGAGGCCGAAGATCTAGTTTCATGAGATCAGAACCTCTGTTATATTCAAAATCCGTTTGTTTTCCTTGGTTCGTTTCGACACTTCCTTTTTCTCGTATGCTGAGCGTTTTGGCGATATCCATACCCAATTGGACATCCATGGTCATGGGTTCAAAAGAAAAGCGGTAACCAAAAAAAGGATTAACGTTTAAAAACTGCTGATTTAGTTTTGTCAACCCACGATTATCGTTTAAAAAACCATCTCCTTCTAAATCCACTTTGGTTTGTAGCCGTTCGAAGGCTCCTTCGAGACCCAATAGAAAATTACTACTGAAGATATAGCGATAGTTGATGGCTCCACCCAGGTTAACCCCACGTTTTTCTCCGAAAGGATTATTGGTATAATAGCTTTCTGCGTCAGTTCCATTCAAGGTGCTTTTGGCTACACTTCCATCTCCCGTAAAATTGGAAAAACCAGAAGTAATGCCCAATCGTAGTTCATGAGTTTGCGAAAATGCGAAAAATGGCAAAACGCAAGTGAATAAAACAAGGAATAGAATTCTTTTGAATATGAGTTGCATGTAAAATTTAAGTATATCAGTAATCAGCTTATCTATTTTTCTGTCTAAATTTAAGCAAATAGAATCGATAAATCCTAGTCCAAATGTAGATTTATTATAAATTTAATTTTCAATGAAGATGATAAACATACAGGTCAAAATATAGGCAAGGACATCTGAAAGAGGTTAGCATGCTATAGCAGTCAAAGTTGTATTTTCCGTAAGAAAATCTTTATTCATGAGATCCATACTTCTACTCTTATCGTTTCCTTATTGCGCGTGGTTTCTATGTTAAAATTCCGTTATCGCTTCAATTTGATTTTTGAAGAACGCTATTTTCTGGTACATTTTATTGAAAAACATCTTTTTATCACGTGTACCGGCTTTATTCAGCAATTTGGAATTTTTAAGTTGATGCTGAAAAAAATCAGACACATTTTGACAAGTATGCAAGTCTTTGGTAATAAAATACCCCAACATCGTATAAGGAACGAAGAGTGACATTTGTTCTGTATCGCTGATCAATACATTATTGTTTAAGATCAGCAGCTCATGATAATATAACTTATATTGCTCATTTTTAGCCGTACATTTCTCTTCTACAGAAGAGATAAGCTCCAGTAGATTATCACATAATAATCTTGCCGTTTCAGCTGCTAATAAACCCGATTGAAAGAAATACAAAATCTGTTGTAAAGTACTGTTGATGGTGGTATCGTTCCATATTTCATGTCGGGAGATGTCCTGATAAAAATCACGCATCTTTTGCGTTTTTAAGGATAGGGGCGCCTGCACTTGAAACGATTCAAATTTAGTTTCTTCTTTTTCAAAATTCAAAAGATTGGACCAGACATACAGCTTGAATTTGGATAAAAGATTGCTTTCTATCAGGTAAAATAAAGGAATATCTTTAGCAGAGTAAAATAAGGTTGTATCTGCTGATCGCTTATAATCGGAAAAAGATTTGATGGATTGATCGAAATAATCGGCAAGATCGGTTAAGCTTTTGATCTCCTTTGTCTTTTTAACCAAAACCTGATCAGCTCCCTGAAAAGTTGTATCCATGGAAATTCCAAAATGCTGTGCTAATTTCACCGTCTCCTCGATAGAAAACTTACTTTTCATCGAAATGCGACGATGAGCCGCATCATAGCTGATCTCTAAAGCCTGTGATATGGCTTCTAAAATTGATTTTTTCTGTCCAATTCGCTTTTGGATAGCATGGATAAGCCGTTCTTGATACATGAGCTTGTTGTTTGTGATAATCACAAATTTATAAAATATTATTATTGTTTATAGCAATTTATTTTATGAAAATCACAATATGTTTGCTTTATAAATCAAGCAATACAAAACATGAGAATAATATTAGCAAGTATATGTCTTCTGCTGGGTTCGATGGAACTTTCAGCACAACAGACCAAAATCTTTAGTTTATCTCCTTTATCGAAGACAACGACCCAGGTCAATGGAATGGTTTTAGGTATTGGACATTTTCCAAAATCCGATCAGATACAACGGATTAATGGGGTAAATGTAGATGTATTACCCTTATCTTTAGTCTTTTTAGGATTTGCTGATGGTCCTCATCCAGCTACGCGAAAGGAGCCGACTCGTTTAATCACGAATGGATTAAATGTCGCCTTAGGGGGATACTATAGGGGTATGATCAATAATGGAGTCATGATCACCTTATATAATCTTGGAAAAGAAACGAATGGACTTAGCATCAATGGAACATATGTGGATGTCGAACGACTTCATGGTTTGCATATTTCGGGTATTGGTAATTTTTCGGATTATGCGGCAGGAGTTAATATCGGTTTTGCTAATAACAATGTGCAGATGAAAGGGGTGCAGATTGGAATTTTCAATACTTCTCAAAAGTTGACGGGTATTCAAATCGGATTTTTTAATTCGACCAAATCTCTTCAAGGACTGCAACTCGGCTTGTGGAATAAGAATGGAAGACGAACATTACCACTGATCAATTTTTAAGCATATGAAGCATGCATTCCTTACACCCATGTGCTATCTAGTTGTGGTTCGACACAACACAAGAAATCGATCGTCTATCCGTTTAACCGATATACGATCGATTTCTTCAAACGGTTTGCCGTAGAAAGGAGAAGGAACTGTAAAAAAATAGGGGTAATGGTCATATTTTACACTATAGATATGATCAAGCCACTGCAATTTTTATCTAGCAAAGGAATCAAGTGCCTCTTCCAAAGTCTCCTTAAAATGAATGTGTTTTCCTTTGTTGCTCTCCCGAATGAAATCTTGCAAACTGTTGCTCGTGTATGGTGAGAAGTTGCCGATCAGTACAAGTCTAACCCGATAATTGCTGAATTTTTGAAGAATTTCACCTGCCATTTTATTTTTCAGATCAAAAAAATCTGCAATTATATTCTTTTCGTAGAGGATGATGCTATCATAACCTTGATAATATAAATTACCTAGCAGATCTATCGCGTCGTCGATCGTGCTGATCAGGATATTGTCCGTAATGACTTCGGCAATTGCATTGCCCTTTATTTCATGCTTGTGAATTTCCATGGATATAAACGATGTGCTGATATATGAATTGAAAGTAAATTACCCATTTAGCATCATAAAAGCAATGTACGAGGCATGATAAAAGGAGACTATTGTTAAAAATAATCCGTTAACAGCAAGTCGATGAAAAGAATGGAATAGGAACACGGTAAAAAAAGCATGCAGCATGGACAATCCTATGCTGCATGTCTGAATGCTATCTAAAGCGAAGTGAAATTAATCCAATCGCTATGCTCATTGTAATTTAAGAGCGGTTCCGCATCGTTATTGCTGTTTAATTGTCCGACAAACATGGATACATCCATCAGCATATGTTGACGGGTTATTTCTGTCATTTTATCATTAAATCCAGCGTTATTGATCGAGAGTACATATTGAAAACAAACCACCCTAGCGATGATCCGACCTAAAGTAACCATATCGCGTTGCTTCGGTTGATCAGCTAGATTAAAGTTCAACAGTGAAGAGAAGAAAGGTGCAGCGTACTCTGTTGCCACATTTTTCTTCAAAAATGCAAGCAGGTTTGGTTCTTTACTTTTCCGCATCAGTTTCGCAATAGCCTCTGCAATTTGCGTATAGAGCATTTCATTGGATCCTTCAAAAATTTGAAAAGGTCGGCTATCCACCACACCTCGACCTGCAATATGATCTAAACGATAGCCATTGGCTCCTGATAACTGTAGGCATATTTGAGCTGCCTCTTGCATCAAATCTGTCACCAAAGCTTTGATACTATTGGCATCCACAGCATGACCGGAAAGGTCGTTGTGGATAGAACTGATTGAGCAGCTGTAGGAACACATGGCTGAACATATCGTGTAAGCTGCTTGAAGACGAGATAATTGAAATTTCACCGAGTCCATTTCGTTTAATCGCAGACCTGCAACACGTCTAGTCTCACAATGTTGTAACGATTCGTCCAACATGCGTTTGATGAATCCCATGCCCATCCCTGGAAACTGAAGTCGGCTTCGGTGTAAGGTATCCAACATCAGTTTGATGCCCGTACTTTCTGGGGTCAATCTATGATCTGTCGGTACGGTGATATCAATATTGTTGATTCCATAAGGGATCGCATATAAACCTAGACTGTTGTAATGTTGTTGCACATCAATTTTTTGTTCTTCTTGTCCATTATCTGTTAAGAAGAAATCAATATCCCTGGTCAGTTCGCCATTTTCATTTTTTTTGCGTGCCGTAACAAGCCAATAATTGGCTGCACCTGTTAAACCTTGCCAATGTTTTTGACCTTTAATCTGATAGCTGTCAGCTTGCTGTTCATAAGCCGTACGCATATTCAGGGCATCGCTACCATAGCCTGGCTCGGTGATCATCAGTCCACCCATGGCTTGCTGTTTTAAGAACTGCTTGAACACCTGTGCCTGAACAGCAGGATGACCATATTTAGCAAATGGCTCTAAAAATAAAGCAATGTTAATACCGAACGTAAGCGAAAGCGATAAAGATTCATAAGAAGCCGCTGCAAGAACACTTAAGCATTCCTTGACCTGTACACCTCGACCGCCATAGTTTTCTGGAATAGCAACCGAAAGGGGATTCATATCCATAATCTCCTTCATAAATGAAGGGGGGAGACCTCGCGTTAAACTGAGTGTATTATAGTCGTATTCGGAATTAAATAGACTAGACAATCGCTCCTTGAAAGAGGAAATGTACGTATCGAAATCTTGGATCATACTGGGTTGTTCTAAAAGGTTAAGCATCTTAACATATCGTATTAAATGATGAACAATTACAAAAGCATTGATGCAGATACGATTCTTGTACCTTGTTTCTTACCTGTTCAGCGGACAAGTAACAGCTATGAGCACATACTGTATTCGCTGCTGTTATAGAGCAGCAGATTTTTGCTATAGCATCAAGCTGTTTGAAAACGGGCTGTATATTCACAATTGCTTTTTACAAAAATAACCCCTATGCATGTATTCTTCTTGTTTGATTTCGTATAAAGACTAGGACAAATCGTGCATATGCTATTATCGCCTATTATGATTTATGTCGAAAAGATGTTGGTGACATACCGACAATTTTCTTAAAGATACGGGAAAAATAGGACGGATCGGAAAAATCCAGTTCATAACAGATGTCGGCAATACTTTTGGTGGATTCGAACAAGAGTAATTGACTGTGCATAATGGCTACTTCGAGAATGACCTCTTTGGATGATTTTTTAAAAGTAGAAGATACACAGCGGTTGAGGTAGTTGGTCGATACAGCAAGTTTATCAGCGTAAAATCCGATATTTTTCTCTTTTTTGAAATTCTTATGTACGAGTTGTTTAAACATAATCGCGATCTCTTGTCGCCGATCGAGCATCTTGTTGGATGCTGAAAGCTTGATAATTTTCGATAACAACGATTTTAAAAGACTTTCATACAGCTCTTTGTAGGGATTTGAAGTATGTAATTCTTTATATAAAAGTCGAAGCAACGGATGCAGATCCTGACTATCTTCAAGCGATAAATTGAGAAGAGGGGAAATGGTGAAAATATTTAAAATCTCCTGTTCTCGAAAGATAGAAGTCATCGCGCCGTCTTTGACCAGTACACAATGTCCTTTAGATGATTTATCGACAGATTTAATCGCGGAGATATTACCATAGTTACTCATCAAGATGGCTGGTGCTTTAACCACATAGACATCCGAACCAATTTGATGTTCAAAATAGCCTTCAGTGATATGGACCAGTAAATTGTAACCAAGAAAAATAGGAGGGATTGGAATCTTAATATAAGGGGCAATTTCACTAAGGCGAAAGATCTTGACAGGAGATTGCGTATATTTCAGATGGCTCAAACTTCCGGACATAAACCGTTCTACAAACTCGTCTGCATTTACTTGTTTTTCCATAGTTGATTTCGATTGCATTGTCCTAATAAAAGCTTGTTAAGATTCCTGTATTTTTCCCGATGTCCTATCCACCTATTCTATCCATGAATCGGTATGCTTATTTCTTTTTAAAATAAGCTTTTCGGTCGCCAAATTGTTTTCAATTCCAATAAAATAACGAACAAATCCAAATTTTTCCAAGAGTTTTCTTGATGCCTGGTTTTCAGGATGAATGATGCCAATGACAGCTTTCGTTGTGTCAATAGCTGTTGCTAAATCAAGCAAATGTGTACAAATCATCGTGCCATAGCCTTTTCTCCAATAATCTACTTGTAGCAAATAGCCAATTTCAAAAACCGCAGGGTTATGCCGATACGGAACCAGTTTGCAGTCTCCAATAATTTGTTGTGTTTCGTTATCCCAGATCTGAAAATATCCCAAGAACTCATCGGCATGATTGATATCCAAAATAGAGGCAAATTTCTTTTTAGCTTCTGCGTTCGATAGACCGTTACCCGTGATGTATTTCATCACGCGATCATCCTGAACCATTTCAAAATATTCCGGATAATCAGCCGCTTCGTATTTTTTGAATCTGAATTTTTGTCCCATGTCCATCAAATCTAGTAAAAAATATCTCCTTTAATTCATGGATTTCCATGATATCTTTTCATGCTACGCATCTTTTCCTGTTTTATAAGTGGTATTATCGTCGAGGATTGATCAGTTACAGCTTTATCGCTATCGTGCTTATCAAGATCATTGCCTGAGTTGTTGAACGATCTTTATAATGAAAATTCTTTATACATATCAAACTTGATAAAGACTAGAAATTGATTCATTACCAGAGTCCGATTTTAAAATAGAATTACTGGAGAAATTCGTTTCAAATGGTGTCTATTCCTAAATTACCCTTACACAAATCGGAGTAATTATTAATTTTATATAATATGGAAACACCGAGAAAAGGGAAACATACAGGAGCCCCTGTTACCTACGAATCATCTTTTAAGATTGCAGTTGCCAGAGAATACCTTGAGGGCAATCTGAGCCAGTCACAGCTTGGGCGTAAACATGGACTTAAGAGTGGCGAGGTGGTTCGCTATTTTGTCAACTGGTACAAAAAGAACATCGCCCAAATCCATTCAGGCCTTATTTCACCTGACAGCGAGCTGCCGCCTTTAGCATCCAGCAGTCCTGATGAGCAGCTTCAGGAGGAACTCCGGCTTGCCAGGCTGAAGATTACCGCCCTTGAGATGATGATCCATATTGCAGAGCAGGAGCTGGATATCGATATCCGAAAAAAGTCTGGTACCAAACCGCCAGTAAAATGAAGGAGATATTTATCAATATTCCCCTGAGTACCATTTGCTCGCTGTTTGGCAGAACAAGACAGTCCTGGTATGAAATGAACGCCAGAAGGGACGTTTCGGTGATTCAGGATGGAATGATACTAGAATGGGTCCGGGAAATCAGATCAGTGCTTCCGCGTACAGGATGCGTAAAGCTTCTTCATATGCTGCAGCAGAACCTCAAAGCGCATCATATTACCATCGGAAGGGATGCTTTTTCCAGGCTGATCAGGGACAATGGCATGCTGATCTATCCCAAAAGGAGATATGTGACCACCACGATGTCCTACCATCATTACAGGAAATGGCCGGATATGATCAGCCGGGCAAAGCCCCTGATGGCCGAGCAGGTCTGGGTAAGCGATATTACCTATCTGCGGACAGGCACGGGATTTATCTACCTTTTTCTGATCACAGATGCCTATTCCAGAAAGATCGTAGGCTACCATCTCAGCCAGTCACTAAAAGCTTCCGGATGCCTATCGGCACTCCAAAAGGCTATAAACGGCAGGGAATATAAGCAAAGGCCGCTGATCCACCACTCGGACAGGGGGATACAGTACTGCTGTGATGCCTATGTGGAACTATTGCAGAGAAACCATATCCAGATCAGTATGACTCAATCCGGATCACCCTATGATAATGCAATTGCCGAAAGGGTAAACGGTATACTGAAAACAGAATTTGAGCTCTATAACACCTTTGAGTCCTATTCAATGGCTATTGAACCGGTGTGCAGAGCGATAGAAAGATACAATAATGTCAGACCGCACATGAGCTGTAAAATGATGACACCGGCGCAAAGACATAGTCAGGAAATCACTAAAACAAGAAACAGTACAACCCGATTGTAAGGGTATACACGGACAAAGAAAAAACAATGTAAGGATATATCCGTATAACTTTTTATAATTGTAAGGATTTAACCGTTTAACTATCCGAATGCTGTAAGGATAATTCAGGATAAGACATGGTATTTAACTGGTAAAATAGTAGGGAGCTGGTTCGTACCTCAAACGTACCTTGTTCGTACCTCGTTCGAACAAAAGCGAATGAGGTACGGTTGAAACACGCATGAGCTACGTTTTAGACATGAGTTATTTTACTAGTTGATATTCTGTCTTGCGCGTTTCTAACTAATGAGATTGTCTTCATGCATTAAAATATGGTCTTGCAAGCAATAAGGTCAACAACAATTTAATATGGAACGCTGACAGCAGTATTCAATACTGTATTTTTCAATATGTAAAGCTATCAACGAAGGAGTGCTCTGAGCTTGAGCAAGCGGATAATTGTTTTGTTTTTAGGATCGCCTATTTGATAATAGGTTTTTTTGGAAAAAAGCGATACAAAGCAAGTATTTTGACCAACGACTATCTTAATCTACGGACGCAATTTCAAATATTCGCGCACAATGGGTAGATCGGCTTCTGCCCAGTCGTAGTCCAGTAGTGCTGTCTGATCTACCCATAACGTTTGTGCATGTTCTAATGCTTGGATATCTCCAGAGATCAATGTGCAGATAAAAGGATGGAGGCAGAGGGAAAAATCAGGATAATGATGCTCAACCATAGACAGACCTTTTTCAACCTGAATGGTCACGTTAAGTTCTTCCATGATCTCACGCGCTAAACAGGCTTTCATGGATTCGCCTTGTTCGATTTTTCCTCCCGGGAATTCCCATTTTAACGGCAATAGCATAGCTGCTGATCGTTGACAGATCAGCACTTTTCCTTGATGTTCGATAATGGCGCAGGTTACTTGTAGCATCGTGTTTTAAAGATAAAATTAAATTATGGAAAATCGTAATTGAACTAGTCTCTAGTATTTCTCCAGCTTCCTATGAGATAAGTTGAATAAAAGGAGATGATACAAATTGATGTTTCATTGATACAAAAATGATGACGATTATAAAAATGTTTATTCAAATTCGTGTATTGATTCAATTAGGATAACAGATGGTAGCTAGCAAATCGAATTTCTTTTTCTTTATTTTTTCTTTTTTCATACTTGGAATTGGTTTTCTCAACTTGGGATGCCGTGTTCTTCCTGATCAAAATCATGAGTGGTCAAAAGTGGATAGTAGCAATCAGGGTCTATTTCAAGCAGATCCTACCGTATTTTACCATGATGGCTATTATTATTTATATGGAACAAATGGTGATCAGGATACTATATTAGGATTCAAAGTTTACCGATCGCAAGATCTTGCGCATTGGGAAGGGCCAGTTGGTGTAAATAATGGTTTTGTGCTTCGTAAGGGTGATTCGTTTGGAACAACTGGCTTTTGGGCGCCGCAGGTCTGGTACGAAAAGGGTAAATTCTACATGGCCTATACCGCAAATGAAAATATCGCCATTGCTACCAGCGATTCTCCAATTGGACCTTTTAAACAAACAACATCCAAACCCCTAATTAATACAGGAAAACAGATTGATCCGTTTGTCTTTACAGACAGCAATGGGAAGAAATACCTCTATCATGTTCGATTAGATAAGGGAAATCGAATAGTTGTTGCTGAATTAAAAGCTGATTATTCAGGCATCAAAGAAGAGACATTAAAAGAATGTCTTCATGCGAGTTTGCCTTGGGAAAATACAGCACAAGCATCATGGCCAGTTGTTGAAGGGCCAACAGTACTCTTGAAAGACAACAAATATTACTTATTTTATTCTGCCAACGATTTTAGAAATCCAGATTATGCCGTGGGAGTAGCCGTTGCAGATAACGTATACGGCCCTTGGAAAAGAATAGGCACACAACCACTATTGAGTAAAGCAAACAGCAAATGGTCAGGAACTGGACATGGAGATGTATTTAAAAAAGACAATCAGTGGTATTATGTGTGTCATACTCATTATTCAGAAAATAAAGTCGCGCCACGACGATCAGCAATTGTACCTTTCCATTTTGACAAACAAAAGGATGGAGTTTCCGTACCTGTATTTGATGGTAACAAGTTTAGTTTGATAAAAACCGATACCAATAAGAATAGCGCATACGCTACGGATGTAGCTTTCGGAGATCCCTTTATCCTCTACGATCGTAAATCCGATACCTATTATTTATATGGTACCGGAGGAACAGCGAATGGATTTATGGCTTATAGTTCTAAAGATTTAAAGAACTGGAAAAAAGAAAGGAAAGTATATGATGGCAATCAGCCCAAAGCTTGGGGGATAAAAGATTTTTGGGCACCAGAAGTGTATCAGGTAAACAACAAATACTATATCTACTACAGCGCACATTGGAAGGAGAACCCTAATCAGGAACAAGAAAACTATCGGATAGGAGTAGCTGTAGCCGATCATCCTTTAGGTCCGTTTATCGATATAACGGGATCGCCTATATTCGATCCAGGGTATCCGATTATTGACGCCAATGTATTCCGAGATGAAGATCATCGAAACTATTTGTTTTTTTCGAGATGTTGTTATGAACATCCAGTGGAGTCCGAGATCGCTACATGGGCAAAAAAGAAACTAGGATATAAAGCTATTGAAGAGAGCTGGGTGTATGGCGTAGAGCTGGACAGCAGTTTAAGCAAAGTAATCGGAGCACCTAAACTGTTGATCAAGCCCCCACAATCGATGAACGATGATCAATCAGAATGGGAGAGTCGTTCTGTCACTTCAGGTGAGATCAATAGAAGATGGACGGAAGGATCATTTTTAATCAAAGAAAATGATCGCTATTACATGATGTATTCTGCTAATTATTTTGCTGGTGAGAATTATGCTGTAGGTTATGCTACGGCAAATGCACCTTTGGGAAAATATCGTAAATCTGCTAGCAACCCAATATTGGAAAAGAATACCGACAAAGGAGGAATGCTATCGGGTACTGGACACAATAGTCTTTTTAGAGATCGGAATGGGAAACTATTGTGTGTTTATCATGGTCGAACAACAAAAACGGGTGATGAGCGGATTGTTTTCATCTCTGAGGTTAGTTTTGATGCAAACAATGAATTGAAAATCGCTACGCCGATAAAATAGATGTGCTGTTTCTCTGTAATGCAAATTTAAGAAAGGATAATTCTCCACGCTTTAAATAACCCTCATCTGGTTTAAGTGTTCGCTTTTTCAGCGGTCACTTAAATCCAATATAGAAACCAAGACTCTGTCTGGAAATGAAGCAAAACTCGTCCCTATAACATTTATGTCGTGCTGTATTTCGGTCTGGAGACCTGTGGTTAAAAGGGATTTAAGTGACCCTCCGGAACAATAAACCAGAGAAAGATTAAAAGCTTATCCTCACATAACTGGTTTAAGTGTTCGCTTTTTCAGCGGCCACTTAAATCTAATATAAAAAGTAAGACTCTGTCTGGAAATAGAATAGAACTCGTCCCTATAACATTTATGTTGTGCTATATTTCGGTCTGGAGACCTAAGGTTAAAAGAGATTTAAGTGACCCTCTGGAACAATAAACCAGTGGAGGTGTTGTATCTCTTGGTGATGAAAATTTAATAAAGGAATTTTCCACTCTTTAATAATACTATATTTGCATAAACAGTTTTCAGGATCAACATGAATTTTCAAGACATCATACCAGATCAAACTATTGCTCTTTTCGTGAAAAACATTTGGGTATTTGAAGGAGGTGATGAAAATGCAAAAACAAGGTTGCCGTTTTTCGCTGACGGCTATCCTGGACTGCTGTTTCAACAGGCGGAAAATGGATTGATTATATATCCGCACAATAAAGAGATGCCCACCATTTTTCTCTATGGACAAACCATTAAACCTATTGA encodes the following:
- a CDS encoding LA_2272 family surface repeat-containing protein, with the protein product MRIILASICLLLGSMELSAQQTKIFSLSPLSKTTTQVNGMVLGIGHFPKSDQIQRINGVNVDVLPLSLVFLGFADGPHPATRKEPTRLITNGLNVALGGYYRGMINNGVMITLYNLGKETNGLSINGTYVDVERLHGLHISGIGNFSDYAAGVNIGFANNNVQMKGVQIGIFNTSQKLTGIQIGFFNSTKSLQGLQLGLWNKNGRRTLPLINF
- a CDS encoding phytanoyl-CoA dioxygenase family protein, which encodes MDELLNHKKNSAELGFSVINSIFSKDEITNMITAIDNANSSKDTFRKSADLFAIRQVLQEVPALYDLVFTDKLKTLIDQLFGEQYFLVKSIYFDKPETSNWYVAYHQDLTISVDKKMDVPGFRLWTKKQNQFAVQPPIAILENNFTIRIHLDQTNEQNGALKVIEGSHLKGVNRLETIDFAKEKETICCVEAGGIMIMKPLILHGSNRTTNNQRRRVIHLEFSNSELPNGLHWSERIN
- a CDS encoding DUF4180 domain-containing protein; amino-acid sequence: MEIHKHEIKGNAIAEVITDNILISTIDDAIDLLGNLYYQGYDSIILYEKNIIADFFDLKNKMAGEILQKFSNYRVRLVLIGNFSPYTSNSLQDFIRESNKGKHIHFKETLEEALDSFAR
- a CDS encoding IS3 family transposase, whose amino-acid sequence is MKEIFINIPLSTICSLFGRTRQSWYEMNARRDVSVIQDGMILEWVREIRSVLPRTGCVKLLHMLQQNLKAHHITIGRDAFSRLIRDNGMLIYPKRRYVTTTMSYHHYRKWPDMISRAKPLMAEQVWVSDITYLRTGTGFIYLFLITDAYSRKIVGYHLSQSLKASGCLSALQKAINGREYKQRPLIHHSDRGIQYCCDAYVELLQRNHIQISMTQSGSPYDNAIAERVNGILKTEFELYNTFESYSMAIEPVCRAIERYNNVRPHMSCKMMTPAQRHSQEITKTRNSTTRL
- a CDS encoding GNAT family N-acetyltransferase, which translates into the protein MGQKFRFKKYEAADYPEYFEMVQDDRVMKYITGNGLSNAEAKKKFASILDINHADEFLGYFQIWDNETQQIIGDCKLVPYRHNPAVFEIGYLLQVDYWRKGYGTMICTHLLDLATAIDTTKAVIGIIHPENQASRKLLEKFGFVRYFIGIENNLATEKLILKRNKHTDSWIE
- a CDS encoding acyl-CoA dehydrogenase family protein, encoding MIQDFDTYISSFKERLSSLFNSEYDYNTLSLTRGLPPSFMKEIMDMNPLSVAIPENYGGRGVQVKECLSVLAAASYESLSLSLTFGINIALFLEPFAKYGHPAVQAQVFKQFLKQQAMGGLMITEPGYGSDALNMRTAYEQQADSYQIKGQKHWQGLTGAANYWLVTARKKNENGELTRDIDFFLTDNGQEEQKIDVQQHYNSLGLYAIPYGINNIDITVPTDHRLTPESTGIKLMLDTLHRSRLQFPGMGMGFIKRMLDESLQHCETRRVAGLRLNEMDSVKFQLSRLQAAYTICSAMCSYSCSISSIHNDLSGHAVDANSIKALVTDLMQEAAQICLQLSGANGYRLDHIAGRGVVDSRPFQIFEGSNEMLYTQIAEAIAKLMRKSKEPNLLAFLKKNVATEYAAPFFSSLLNFNLADQPKQRDMVTLGRIIARVVCFQYVLSINNAGFNDKMTEITRQHMLMDVSMFVGQLNSNNDAEPLLNYNEHSDWINFTSL
- a CDS encoding transposase, whose amino-acid sequence is METPRKGKHTGAPVTYESSFKIAVAREYLEGNLSQSQLGRKHGLKSGEVVRYFVNWYKKNIAQIHSGLISPDSELPPLASSSPDEQLQEELRLARLKITALEMMIHIAEQELDIDIRKKSGTKPPVK
- a CDS encoding helix-turn-helix domain-containing protein translates to MEKQVNADEFVERFMSGSLSHLKYTQSPVKIFRLSEIAPYIKIPIPPIFLGYNLLVHITEGYFEHQIGSDVYVVKAPAILMSNYGNISAIKSVDKSSKGHCVLVKDGAMTSIFREQEILNIFTISPLLNLSLEDSQDLHPLLRLLYKELHTSNPYKELYESLLKSLLSKIIKLSASNKMLDRRQEIAIMFKQLVHKNFKKEKNIGFYADKLAVSTNYLNRCVSSTFKKSSKEVILEVAIMHSQLLLFESTKSIADICYELDFSDPSYFSRIFKKIVGMSPTSFRHKS